The Streptomyces halobius genomic interval ATTCGACGGCCGCCCTCGCACAGATGTCCCTGGCCCTGCCCACTGACCTCCAGCCGGCCATCACCTCGGCGTCGTACGTCGACGTCGCAACCGGCTTCCTCGGCTCCCGCTCGGCCGGGCACGAGTGGCTGATCCGCCACCTGCTCCGCAGCGACGGCGAGATGGTCCCCCGCAACATCCAGTCCCTTGCCCTACGCCTGTCGGAGGGCAACGGCCGGGCCGTGCTCGCCGACCTCGACGGAGGTGACGCCGTAGCCAAGGCGTGGCAGCTGCGACGCACAGCGCTCGACCACTACCGCCAGTCGCTCGACGCTGACGGAATCTCCCCGGCCAGGGTGCTTCCGTCCCTGCTGCACATGCACCACAACCGGGTCGCAGGCATCGACCGCGACGCCGAATCCGCCTGCCGCCGCATTGCCCGCGCCGCGGCCCTGTCCTGCACTATCCGCCCCGAAGGAGCACAGCGGTGACCACCGCCCTGCACACCACCGACACGTCCCTACCCTCCCGGCAGTCCCTCGCGCACGGCCCTCTCGGGGCAGCCCTGCTGCACGTAGAGCGGGCACGCCGCCGCACCGGAGACTGGCAGGACGTGCACCGTGCCCTGTCCGAGATCGGGCCCTTGATCGACGGCGAGGACTCCAACCTCTACCTCGGTGCACCTGCGATGGCCTTCGTCTTGCACCTGGCTGCCGACGGCACCGACCGGTACGCAGGGGCGCTGCACACCCTCGACAACATCGTGGCCACCCACACCCGGCGCCGTCTGACCGCCGCGCACGCCCGCATCGACGCGGGCCGCCGCACCGCGTTCGCCGAATACGACGTGTTCCGCGGCTTGACCGGCATCGGGGCACTGCTGCTGCGCCGCCAGCCACAAGGACCGGAAATGAAGGGCGTGTTGGAGTACCTGGTCCGCCTAACAAAACTGGTGACTGACCCTGCGGGTGAGAAACGGCCCGGCTGGTGGGTGGGGCATGCGCCGGCCAGCGACACGGCGGCTACGCCGGGCGGGCACGCGAACGCCGGTATCGCGCACGGCATCACCGGCCCGCTCGCCCTCCTGGCCCTGGCCATGCGCGCCGGGGTCACCGTGGACGGCCATGAGGAGGCCATACGCCGTATCTGCCGGTGGCTTGACCAGATCCGCCAGAGCGACCATCGCGGAACCCGATGGCCCCGGTGGAGCAGCAACCGCGGCCCCGCCCTCGCACTGCCAGCCACGCCGTCCTGGTGCTACGGAACGCCCAGCCTGGCCCGCGCACAGCAGCTCGCCGCGATTGTCCTGCGCGACGACGAGCGCAAGCGGATGGCCGAACGGGCACTGCTGCACTGCCTGAGCGATCCGCACCAACTCGACCAGATTGCAGACCGGGGCCTCTGCCACGGGTTTGGCGGCCTCCTGCGTACCGTGCAGCGTGTCGCCGAAGACGCGGATGTGCCAGCTCTGTTCACCAACCGA includes:
- a CDS encoding lanthionine synthetase C family protein gives rise to the protein MTTALHTTDTSLPSRQSLAHGPLGAALLHVERARRRTGDWQDVHRALSEIGPLIDGEDSNLYLGAPAMAFVLHLAADGTDRYAGALHTLDNIVATHTRRRLTAAHARIDAGRRTAFAEYDVFRGLTGIGALLLRRQPQGPEMKGVLEYLVRLTKLVTDPAGEKRPGWWVGHAPASDTAATPGGHANAGIAHGITGPLALLALAMRAGVTVDGHEEAIRRICRWLDQIRQSDHRGTRWPRWSSNRGPALALPATPSWCYGTPSLARAQQLAAIVLRDDERKRMAERALLHCLSDPHQLDQIADRGLCHGFGGLLRTVQRVAEDADVPALFTNRLGRITDRFLTAEAPEKTGFLVGKTGAALALLDAETQPQGQWDVCLLLT